The Mucilaginibacter rubeus genomic interval GCGGAGAAGGCGACATGCCTTCTCTGCAAAAAATTATTAGATTGCCTTTAACTGCCTATACTGCCTTAAAGTAGCCTGATTATTTCGCTTGATCCTGTAAGGCAGCTTTTTCAGTTTTTCCTGCAAAAGCATATATGATTGGAAATCTGCATTGCCCTGCAGTTTTTTTACCAGCTTTTCCAGTTGATCTTCAAACTTTACAATTTGCTTGTAGGCTTCATTATTATCCCGCAAATTGGGTAAAAATTCCCGTATGGTACTGTAAACCCAAACCTCAAATTTAGGATTTAGCCAGCCGGCAAATTTCAAGGCCAGGATCTCGCACATCCACAAACCATCTATCTTGTTTACAAATATCATCGATTCCAGATCGGCCTGACTATCGGCATAGCTACGCTCTTCGTTTGCTTCATTAAAAGGTAAGGGCAAATTTTTCAGTTCTTCTATAAAATCTTTGGTTTGCTTCAACTTTAAAAACTCGGCCGGATTTTTTCCGAATATTTTACCCATCTCTGTGGCATTTATCATCAAATCTTTATCGCTTATATCAAACTCAATAACCTGATTATTAAATTCAAACTCAAAAACTGCATTTACCATATCTCTGCTTAAATTAAAATACAAGTATACCAGTTGCAATCTAAAAAAACTATAAAAATTAGCATTCAATTTTCAAACACCCATAAAAGTTAGCAACACAAATAAAAACTTCCTCACTCCCAATGTGATAAAGTTATGTTCGCCTATTGCGGATATAAAAACATTTATTAACTTTGAAATACAAAGTACTTTTATTAAATGAAATTAAACAAAACATACGCCATTTTAACTCTACTTCTTTTCATAATCGAAGTGTTTATCGGTGTATATATACATGATGATATTATCCGCCCTTTTGGTGGCGATCTTTTAGTGGTTATCCTTATTTATTGCTTTGTAAAAAGCGTGATCGATATGTCCTGGATTAAAGCGGCAATCGGTGCGTTGTTCTTTTCTTACATAGTTGAAATTTCCCAGTACTTTAACTTACTTAAGCACCTTGGTTTACAAAACTCAAAATTGGCTGCCATACTACTTGGACGATCATTTTCATGGGGAGATATACTTTGTTATACCGCAGGCATATTTATGGTAATAATAGCCGAACTATTTTACAATCAAGCCCAAAACATAGTATCAAAAGCTAACATTATATAGTATGGAACTTTTTGTGGATGAACATTCGATAGTGCGCAGGATTTGGGGCAAGGCAGATACCATCCTTTTTATTTTTGCAGGCGCTGCAGCCGAGTTTGCTTTAAATAAAGCTGTCGACTGGCTTTATTTTACAGGCAAGCTCCCGGCAGACCCTTTGGGTCGTCTGTTCAGCACCGTGGCATATTCCAGGCAAATCCTATTTTCGGAACGCGAAGCAGCTTTAAAGGCTATCGATAAAATAACTGCAATTCATAAACGTGTGGAAACATCTCGTGGCTCACAAATACCGGACTGGGCCTATCGCGATGTATTATTCTTACTCATAGACCTATCCATCCGCTCATATGAATTGTTGGAAAATCCCTTAAGTGTAGCCGAAAAGACTGAAGTGTTTAACGTATTTAATCAGGTTGGTGAACGGATGCGTTTAACAGGTTTGCCTGCCGATTATCAGCAATACCTGCAAATGCGCGGGGAACATCTTGAAACCGACCTCATCAATAGCGCTTTTACTATTGATTTGTATCATCAATACAAAAAGCATCTTGGTTTTATTCGTTATCAGATCCTAAAACAGGCGCAATTACTAACCGTACCAACACAAGTTAGCCAACAACTACCGTTGGGCAAAACCGCCTGGCTTTGGCCCGTATTAAAAATATATAAGGTTACAAAAAACCTTAAACCAGGAAAGTTTTTAAGGGATGCTCTTCTCCCTGCACAATACAAAATCCAGATCCAGGGAATGGATCAACCTTATGCTTTTGGCTAATCCTAACCAAATCAAAGCGACCTGATTACCCGGCAAGGGTTTCCGACGGCTACTACATTTGCGGGGATATCTTTGGTTACTACACTTCCGGCACCTATGGTAGTATTGTCGCCGATAGTAACACCCGGGCATACAATTACGCCACCGCCCAGCCACACATTATCGCCAATGGTAATGGGCGCAGCATATTCCGGTCCTTTAATTCGTTCAGCAGCTATTAGAGGGTGATACGCTGTATAAAGCTGTACATTAGGCGCAAGGAAAACATTATCACCAAAGGTAACACGGGCACAGTCCAGTATGATACAATTGAAATTCAGGAACAGGTTATCGCCGGCCGTGATATTAAAACCATAATCGCAGTAAAATGGCGACTGGATATCTATATTACCTTTAAAATTTCCAAGCAATTGTTTTAGCATGGCAGTTTTAGTTTCCTTGTCGTCATAACTGGCAGCATTATATTGTGTAAATAGTTGTCGCGCTTTTGAACGAGCGGCTACAAGCTCAACATCGCCGGCGTTATAAAGTTCGCCGGCTATCATTTTTTCAAGTTCGGTCATAGGTAATGTTTGCAGGTGTATTGCAAATATAAATGCTTGCGGTTTAAACTGGCAATACATTAATCATTTACGAATTTCGCAATAATATAACAAACGGCGAATCAACGATACCGGCCACGACGGTCGCATTGATTTCAACTTTTTAAAACCCTTCCCCTTTTACTGTGTTATATTATTAGTTAACTTTTCATAAATAAAAAGAAAAAAAATATGAAAAATCTAAGAATTGCAGCAGCAGCTATCGCCCTGTCATTAGCCGGCTCATTTGCATTAGCCAACGGCCACAGGTCTCAAAATAACGGCGTTTCAATAGCGAAGTACAGCATGGCAACCGATACCGTACCAGGTAAAAATAAAAAGAAACCAAAAACACCGGATCCAACCCCAAAACCAACAGATCCGGCGCCAAATCCTGCACCTACACCAACACCTACGGATCCAAACCGTGTGCCGATGCCGGTGCCAACACCGACACCTGCTCCTACACCAACGCCTACGCCAAACCCATCACCAACACCTAATACACCAAACCCGGTGCCTCAGCCAAGCACACCTAATATGCCAACGCCGGCGCCAACACCAAGCCCTACACCTAATCCGTCGAGCCCGACTACACCAAGTCCAACACCTAATCCCTCAACCCCAACAAACCCCAATCATTATCAATAAGGAGATCAAAATAAAAAGCCCTGAAGCATAAATACTTCAGGGCTTTTTATTTTATTATTTGATATCTTATTGAGCGCTTTGACCAAATGTATAAGGTAAATTAGTGAACGTTCCACTTGCAATCTGAGACGTTTCAATAGATTCAATAGAACCATCCTGATTATAATTCACTTTCTTAGTGGTCATGCTATATGTACCTGTTATCAAGTTTTTGGTTGGATCAATAGCGGTAATTATAATAGATCCAGATCCCGATTCAACAACACCAACCTGGTCATATTCCACCCCACCTGCCGAAGTAAAATAAGCCATCTGTACCCTGTTGGTAGCATCAACCTTATAAGTGGCGAGTGGAAAAGTGTTAACATTGGTAGCAGTGGCATCACTTAATGTAATAGTCCATTTTACCCTTTTCAGGTCGGCAGTACCAACAACATTAAATGATTTTGTTTTAGCGTCGGTATCATAAGTTATCGTAGCGGTAACATCATCCGGAATCCACGATGTACCGTTTATAGTAGCAGCAAGTATTTGATCGGAAGTAGTAGAAGCAGAAGTAACAACATCCTTTTTACAGCCCTGGAATATTATAGCTGATAAAACGAACAGCATTAATAGTTGGATTTTCCTCATATATAAATTTTATGCAAATAACGATGTTTAAGAAGTAATAATCACAACCGAAATTACTTTTTTCACATATTTTAACATTCGCCAATGTGGCGGCTTTCAATAGTTAAGCCCCAATTATAATACAAATCATTTTATTTAACCATATTAGGCCGAAATTTTTAAACATGATCAACGTAAACGAATATTTTGAAGGTGCCGTGAAATCATTGGCGTATACTACCCCTCAGGGGCGCTCAACCATTGGTGTTATTGAACCCGGCGAATACGAATTTGGCACATCAAGCCATGAAACCATGACAGTAATTGAAGGCAGCCTTGAAGCCCAGCTACCAGGCCAGGACAAATGGCAAACATTTACAGGCGGACAAACATTTGAAATTGAGGCCAACACCTCATTTAAAGTAAAAACAGAGGTACAGAGTTCTTATTTGTGTACTTATAGGTAGGTTGTGGCGTATGGTTCATGGATCATAGTTCATAGTTGATGCTCATTGTTAACTAAAGGTAATTACTCCACAATAGAGCTTATAAGGAAAACTTATCCAATTGATATTCAGACTTACGAAGCTTTCAAACTTCGTAAGTCTTTTAGTAACTAAAATTCCATTAATTCCTTAATTCTATAAATTCAGGTTCAGACAATTAAACCATTCCTTTATTTACCTTGCAAAATGTGATGTGTACCTTCGGCACAAAAAATTCTTCGAGCATATTTCACAAGGCTTTTGTATCTCAGTTGCTTTCAGCCGTTTATTGCTCCGATAACACTAAATCCCTCAATTAATCCAATCAACAACCATCATTCGTGAACCGCTAACTACGAACCGACCTCACAATTCCTACTAACCATATAGAAAAACACCACAAAATTTAATTTGGTTATAGCTAAAAAGTCAGCTTTAATAAATGTATTGCACAAGTTTGGTATAACTTTATATTGATTCTAAATAATTTTTTTCGTACTTTCATTTTGTACATCATAATATTTATCTCTTTTTGTTGAGATAATGTTAAATAATTATGATTTAAATAATTGATTTTTTAGAAATCTTTAAAAATTACCGTAAATTTTATAATTTATTTGAGTTTTGGTAACTTCGTGGTTACACCCCTTATAAATATTATAAACGGTTTAATTTAAACAATGGATCAAACTGATAGCCACCAGGGTCTTTACAGACCGGAATTTGAACACGATTCGTGCGGAACGGGATTTATAGCCAACATCAACGGTCATAAAACCAACGAAATCATCGATAACGCGTTGACCATGCTTGAAAACATGGAGCACCGTGGTGCGTGCGGATGCGACCCCGAAAGCGGGGACGGAGCGGGTATATTGATACAATTACCCCATGAGTTTTTAATGGAAGAATGCTCAAACCTTGAGATCAGCCTGCCGGAACCCGGTGAGTATGGTGTAGGTATGATTTTCTTACCCAAGGATTCGGCCCAGAAAAAGGCCTGCCGTACCATTATTAACAATGCAATTGAAAAATTAGGCTTGCAAAAACTGGGCGAGCGTAAACTTGTAGTTGATTCGTCGGTTATTGGCGAAACAGCCCGTCAGGCCGAGCCCGATGTTGAGCAAATTTATATTGCCCGTCCGCATCATATTACCAATGCCGATGATTTTGAGCGTAAGTTATTCGTGCTCAGAAGGTATATCAACAAAACCATTACCGAAACCGTAGCCGGTGCTTCTGAAAATTTCTATTTTACATCATTAAGCTGTAAAACAATTATTTACAAAGGCCAGCTTACTACTTACCAGCTACGTAAATACTATTCAGATCTTTCTGATCCGCGTATTGCATCTGGCTTTGCCATGATCCACTCGCGTTTCTCAACCAATACTTTCCCATCATGGAAACTGGCTCAGCCATTCCGCTTAATTGCGCATAACGGCGAGATCAACACCTTAACAGGTAACTTAAACTGGTTTTACGCCGGCTTAAAATCTTACGCTTCATCATACTTCACTGCCGAAGAGATGGAGATGTTATTACCGGTGATTGATAACAACCAGTCTGACTCTGCTTGTTTGGATAATATTATTGAAGTGCTATTGCATTCAGGCCGTTCATTACCACACGTAATGATGATGCTGGTACCTGAAGCGTGGGATGGCAACGAAGCAATGGATCCGCTTAAAAAGGCATTCTATGAGTTCCACGCTACCTTGATGGAGCCATGGGATGGCCCTGCTGCCATCACCTTTACCGATGGTAAACTGGTAGGCGCGTTGCTTGACCGTAACGGCTTACGTCCGTTGCGTTTTGTGGTAACTAATGATGGTAGGGTTATAGCTGCTTCTGAAGCAGGTACTTTAACTATCGACGAAAGCACTGTTTTACGTAAAGGCCGTTTACAGCCAGGTAAAATGCTATTGATCGATACCGAAAAAGGCCGCATCATCACCGATGAGGAGATCAAGAAACAGGTTGCATCACAACAGCCTTACGGCCGCTGGCTTGAAAATTATAAAATTAACCTGAGTGAGCTTTCAGAACCACGTTTGG includes:
- a CDS encoding KilA-N domain-containing protein, yielding MVNAVFEFEFNNQVIEFDISDKDLMINATEMGKIFGKNPAEFLKLKQTKDFIEELKNLPLPFNEANEERSYADSQADLESMIFVNKIDGLWMCEILALKFAGWLNPKFEVWVYSTIREFLPNLRDNNEAYKQIVKFEDQLEKLVKKLQGNADFQSYMLLQEKLKKLPYRIKRNNQATLRQYRQLKAI
- a CDS encoding DUF2809 domain-containing protein; amino-acid sequence: MKLNKTYAILTLLLFIIEVFIGVYIHDDIIRPFGGDLLVVILIYCFVKSVIDMSWIKAAIGALFFSYIVEISQYFNLLKHLGLQNSKLAAILLGRSFSWGDILCYTAGIFMVIIAELFYNQAQNIVSKANII
- a CDS encoding oxygenase MpaB family protein; the protein is MELFVDEHSIVRRIWGKADTILFIFAGAAAEFALNKAVDWLYFTGKLPADPLGRLFSTVAYSRQILFSEREAALKAIDKITAIHKRVETSRGSQIPDWAYRDVLFLLIDLSIRSYELLENPLSVAEKTEVFNVFNQVGERMRLTGLPADYQQYLQMRGEHLETDLINSAFTIDLYHQYKKHLGFIRYQILKQAQLLTVPTQVSQQLPLGKTAWLWPVLKIYKVTKNLKPGKFLRDALLPAQYKIQIQGMDQPYAFG
- a CDS encoding sugar O-acetyltransferase; this encodes MTELEKMIAGELYNAGDVELVAARSKARQLFTQYNAASYDDKETKTAMLKQLLGNFKGNIDIQSPFYCDYGFNITAGDNLFLNFNCIILDCARVTFGDNVFLAPNVQLYTAYHPLIAAERIKGPEYAAPITIGDNVWLGGGVIVCPGVTIGDNTTIGAGSVVTKDIPANVVAVGNPCRVIRSL
- a CDS encoding DUF6252 family protein; amino-acid sequence: MRKIQLLMLFVLSAIIFQGCKKDVVTSASTTSDQILAATINGTSWIPDDVTATITYDTDAKTKSFNVVGTADLKRVKWTITLSDATATNVNTFPLATYKVDATNRVQMAYFTSAGGVEYDQVGVVESGSGSIIITAIDPTKNLITGTYSMTTKKVNYNQDGSIESIETSQIASGTFTNLPYTFGQSAQ
- a CDS encoding pyrimidine/purine nucleoside phosphorylase; its protein translation is MINVNEYFEGAVKSLAYTTPQGRSTIGVIEPGEYEFGTSSHETMTVIEGSLEAQLPGQDKWQTFTGGQTFEIEANTSFKVKTEVQSSYLCTYR